The Streptomyces sp. NBC_00775 genome includes the window CCATCGCACCCATGTACCAGTGCTGGTAGAGCTCGAAACCGAGGCCGTGCTCGTCGCCCGGGAAGGCGGTGTTGAAGTCGGTGAACATCAGGTCCACCGTCTCCGGCCGCAGGATGCGCGCCCTGCCGTAGGTGCCGCCGTTCAGCAGCGTACGGCCGAGGACCGCGAGGTCCCACGCACAGGAGAAGACGCCCGCGTGGCCCGCGACACCGCCCAGGGAGTACGCGTTCTCGTCGTGCACCTCGCCCCAGACGAGCCCGCGGTCCAGTCCCGACCAGGGCGGCCGCGCGTCCTCGGTCGCGGCGATGCCCGGCTTCCAGGAGGCGGGCGGGTTGTAGCGGGTGCGGTGCATGCCGAGCGGGGCGGCGATCTCGTCGTGGAGGAGTGCGTCGAGGGTGCGGCCGGTGATCTTCTCCAGGACCAGCTGGAGCGAGATCAGATTCAGGTCCGAGTAGAGGTACTTGGTGCCGGGTGGGTTGAGCGGTGCCTCGTCCCAGATGAGCTGGAGCTTTCCCTCGTGGGTCGGCGCGTTGTAGAGGGGGATCCAGGCCCGGAACCCCGAGGTGTGGGTGAGCAGTTGACGGATCGTGATGTCCTGCTTGCCGCCGCCCGCGAACTCCGGGAGGTAGGAGGCGACGGCGGCCTCCAGTTCCAGTGCGCCGCGCTCCATCTGCTGCACGGCGAGGATCGAGGTGAACAGCTTCGAGACGGAGGCGAGGTCGTAGACCGTGTCCTCGGCGGCCGGAATCTGCTCGTCGGCCGGGAACTCGACGCCGGTGTCCGTCGTCTCGTCGTACGCCGAGTAGCGCACCGCCATGCCGATCGGGTGATGCAGGGCCACGGTTCCGCCGCGCCCGGCGAGGAGCACGGCGCCCGCGTACCAGGGGTGCTTGGGGGAGGGGCCCAGGAACGTCTCGGCATCGGTGACCAGTTGGCGCAGGTGCTCCGGCAGCAGACCAGCCTGCTCGGCCGATCCGTGCCGCAGGGCCGGCCGGCCGCCACCCGCCTCCGAAGCCGCCGCGGGACCTGCCGGGAAGGGAGCGATGGCCAGGGCGCCGCCTAAGGCCAGCACCCGTCTGCCCAGTTGACGGCGGGTCAGTCTGTCGCTCGCTCTGTCCGGGGCGCCCTCGGTCGTCCCCGTCGCTCTGTCCGCCGCTTCTCCGGTCATCGAGGAGCCTCCCGCCGCGCCGCCTGAAAGTATCTTTCCGGATTCGCCGTGCGGGGTGAAACTTTCCTGTCAGCCGTGGGGTGTGTCAACCCTGCCCGAAACGGCGCCGAACCGTGTCCAGAAATCTGACGGAGCATCAGAAAACCCCTTCCCTCGTCCGGAGGACTGCGGCATCCTGCGGCCATGCAGACGGAGCTGAGCAAGGAACTGGGAGTCGAGCACGCCATCTTCGGCTTCACGCCGTTTCCCGCCGTCGCCGCGGCCATCAGCCGTGCGGGCGGATTCGGTGTGCTCGGCGCGGTCCGCTACACCGCACCCGACGACCTCAAGCGCGACCTCGACTGGATCGAGGCGAACGTCGACGGCAAGCCCTACGGCCTGGACGTCGTCATGCCCGCCAAGAAGGTCGAGGGCGTCAGCGAGGCCGATGTCGAGGCGATGATCCCCGAGGGGCACCGGCAGTACGTCAGGGACACCCTCGCCAAGTACGGCGTGCCCGAACTCGTCGAGGGCGAGGTGTCCGGGTGGCGTATCACGGGGTGGATGGAGCAGGTCGCCCGCACCCAGCTCGACGTCGCCTTCGACTATCCGATCGGACTGCTCGCCAACGCGCTGGGTTCACCGCCCGTCGACGTGGTGGAACGCGCCCACGAGAAGGGCGTACGGGTCGCCGCGCTCGCGGGCAGCGCCCGGCACGCGCGCAAGCACGCCGAGGCGGGCATCGACATCGTCGTGGCGCAGGGTTACGAGGCGGGCGGACACACCGGGGAGATCGCCT containing:
- a CDS encoding NAD(P)H-dependent flavin oxidoreductase → MQTELSKELGVEHAIFGFTPFPAVAAAISRAGGFGVLGAVRYTAPDDLKRDLDWIEANVDGKPYGLDVVMPAKKVEGVSEADVEAMIPEGHRQYVRDTLAKYGVPELVEGEVSGWRITGWMEQVARTQLDVAFDYPIGLLANALGSPPVDVVERAHEKGVRVAALAGSARHARKHAEAGIDIVVAQGYEAGGHTGEIASMVLTPEVVDAVDPLPVLAAGGIGSGQQVAAALSLGAQGVWLGSLWLTVTEADMHSPAVTRKLLAAGSGDTVRSRALTGKPARQLRTEWTDAWDDPNGPGTLPMPLQGLLVAEAVSRIQKHEVEPLLGTPVGQIVGRMNSERSVQAVFDDLTRGFERAVDRINRIAGRSVQS
- a CDS encoding serine hydrolase; this translates as MTGEAADRATGTTEGAPDRASDRLTRRQLGRRVLALGGALAIAPFPAGPAAASEAGGGRPALRHGSAEQAGLLPEHLRQLVTDAETFLGPSPKHPWYAGAVLLAGRGGTVALHHPIGMAVRYSAYDETTDTGVEFPADEQIPAAEDTVYDLASVSKLFTSILAVQQMERGALELEAAVASYLPEFAGGGKQDITIRQLLTHTSGFRAWIPLYNAPTHEGKLQLIWDEAPLNPPGTKYLYSDLNLISLQLVLEKITGRTLDALLHDEIAAPLGMHRTRYNPPASWKPGIAATEDARPPWSGLDRGLVWGEVHDENAYSLGGVAGHAGVFSCAWDLAVLGRTLLNGGTYGRARILRPETVDLMFTDFNTAFPGDEHGLGFELYQHWYMGAMATPRTAGHTGFTGTSLVLDPTTDSFLVVLGNSVHPVRGWRSGSAPRVATANSLARAVAVRPARGRTSWFSGMASATTATLTLPALDTTAGPAHLRCALWWDTEPQSDLLFLESSTDDAATWQPVPFTTEAPGGEPQDHPAGTATGWSGRVWHRLTADLPQAPRVALRWRYTTDRLYVGRGAYVDGLRVEAGDRVAFDEARPADAARMEAVGWVASED